A window of Synechococcus sp. WH 8109 genomic DNA:
GCAGCGCTTTGCGGTGAACCAGAGCAGGGCTGAACGGGTCGCCAGCCATGCCCTAAGCCTCTACGACGCCACGCGAGGCGTGATGCATGACGACAGTGGCGAAGGGCGCGAACTGCTTTGGGCTGCCGCCATGCTCCATACCTGTGGCCAGCACATCAACATCAGCGCTTACCACAAGCACACCTGGTACTTGATTCGTCATGGTGAGCTGCTGGGCTATTCCGAGGCGGAGCACCTGATGGTGGCGGCCATTGCTCGTTATCACCGCCGCAGCCTGCCGAAGAAACGCCATGAGTCCTGGCAGCTTGTGGCCTCCCGAGACAACCGTCGTTGTGTTAATCAGATGGCCCTGCTGCTGCGCTTGGCCGCGGCTCTGGATCGCAGGCCTGAGCCGGTGATCTCAGCACTCCGCATTCATGCGGTGAAGGGATCTCTGGATCTGGAGATCGTCCCTGAGCGGGTCAACCAGAACGTCAGCCTTGAACAGTGGAGTTTGGAAAGCTGCGCTGAGATGGTGAAGGAGGCGGTTGGCGTGAATCTGTGCGTCAGGGTGCAGGGCTGAGAGGGATCCAGCGGATGTCATCCACAGCGCCAAGAGTTCGTGTCTCGGCGTTGGGAGAACTCAGCTGGACCAGATCAGGCCGACCGGCGTAGATCTCCACCAGATCGGGATTGTCAATCCTGCGCTCACCGTTCAGCAGCCCTTCGAATTCCACAATTCCCTCACGCCGTAGGGCGATCCAGCTGGGTTCGCTGCTGCTGATCGTGAGGCCCAGGTCTCCGGTTGGTGGCGCTGGAACGATGAGGGCATCGCGCTCATCTGCAACCTTGGTCACCTCCAGATCGGTTTCGCTTGGCTCAAGGGTTGGATTGGAAGACTTCAACCCCTGGGGGAAGCGCGTCTGCTCGTAGGCGTTGCTCCACACAACAAAGCCAAGGCCAGCAAGCCCAGCGAGGGCCACAAGGGGAAGCGGATTGAATTTTCTCTGTTTATGAGGGGTGATGCCCCGCGTTGTTGCCAGGGAAGTCGCCCGTTTGGGCGGCATCGTGGTTAGGGGGCCGAGGGTCTGAACCATGGCGTCAGCATCCAAACCCAGATGCGAACTGATCCGGCGCACCATGGCCTTGATGAACACAGGTTCAGGCAGTTCGGCTTGATCGCCCCGTTCCAATGCTGCCAGCTGCTCCTCGCCCATGTGCAGCTGGCTGGCGAGCTGGTTCTGGGTCAGGCCTGAAGCAGACCGTGACTCGGCCAACTGTCGCCCTGCTTCAACC
This region includes:
- a CDS encoding RodZ family helix-turn-helix domain-containing protein, which translates into the protein MNERSLADDQGKATGLVEAGRQLAESRSASGLTQNQLASQLHMGEEQLAALERGDQAELPEPVFIKAMVRRISSHLGLDADAMVQTLGPLTTMPPKRATSLATTRGITPHKQRKFNPLPLVALAGLAGLGFVVWSNAYEQTRFPQGLKSSNPTLEPSETDLEVTKVADERDALIVPAPPTGDLGLTISSSEPSWIALRREGIVEFEGLLNGERRIDNPDLVEIYAGRPDLVQLSSPNAETRTLGAVDDIRWIPLSPAP